A region from the Benincasa hispida cultivar B227 chromosome 10, ASM972705v1, whole genome shotgun sequence genome encodes:
- the LOC120089231 gene encoding tetraspanin-3-like, with protein MRTSNHLIGLLNFLTFVLSIPILAGGIWLSSKANSTECLRFLQWPLIIIGVAIMVVSLAGFAGACYRNTFLMWLYLFVMFFVIVALIVFIVFAYAVTDKGSGRTVPSRAYLDYYLQDYSGWLKDRVAEESYWGKISSCIRDSKVCKKMGRTVGGVPESVEMFSLRKLSPIESGCCKPPTDCGFVYQNETLWTGVDGMMPINPDCTKWNNDQAELCYNCDSCKAGVLASLKRSWRKVSVINIVVLIILVIAYVIGIAAFRNNRRIDNEEASGEARMEKARPSWIHS; from the exons ATGAGAACTAGCAACCATTTGATCGGCTTACTCAACTTCCTCACTTTCGTTCTCTCAATCCCGATCCTCGCCGGCGGGATATGGCTCAGTAGCAAAGCCAACAGTACCGAGTGTCTCAGATTCCTTCAGTGGCCCTTGATCATAATCGGAGTTGCGATCATGGTTGTTTCACTCGCTGGATTTGCCGGCGCGTGTTACCGGAACACTTTTCTCATGTGGCTTTACCTCTTTGTTATGTTCTTCGTCATCGTTGCTCTGATTGTTTTTATTGTCTTTGCTTATGCTGTCACCGATAAAGGCTCTGGCCGGACTGTTCCCAGTAGGGCGTATTTGGATTATTATCTTCAGGATTATTCCGGTTGGTTGAAGGATCGAGTTGCAGAGGAGAGCTATTGGGGTAAAATTAGTTCGTGTATTAGGGACTCTAAGGTTTGTAAGAAGATGGGAAGAACTGTTGGGGGTGTTCCTGAATCTgttgaaatgtttagtctcaggAAGCTCAGCCCTATTGAG TCTGGTTGCTGTAAGCCTCCTACAGATTGTGGCTTTGTCTATCAAAATGAGACTTTGTGGACTGGTGTAGACGGGATGATGCCCATCAATCCTGACTGCACGAAGTGGAACAACGATCAAGCAGAGCTCTGTTACAACTGTGACTCTTGTAAAGCAGGCGTGCTGGCCAGCCTCAAGAGAAGCTGGAGGAAAGTCTCAGTTATTAATATCGTCGTCTTGATCATTCTGGTGATTGCTTATGTCATTGGCATTGCAGCATTCAGGAACAATCGGCGCATCGATAATGAAGAAGCCTCCGGGGAAGCACGGATGGAAAAGGCACGACCCAGTTGG